gtttgATGTACAGTATTCAGAAGGTGATTCTACAATTCATCTGTGGCCTGGCACAATAATGTCTGAGGTTTGGGAAATTCTGGGAGGCCGTTAGCACTTCTGATGGTAATGAACCAGCCCCCCTCAGCTGGGATGCCAACTTGCCCTGCTGGGAAGCTAACAGCTGTCTCTCCTGGTGTCTGTTTTAATAGACGGGGAAGTCTGAAGAACTACTGAGCACCTTGGGATGCCAAGACTTCCCCCCGACTTCTGACTGTGAAGACTTGCTGGTAGAGTTTTTAGAAGTAAATGACAGTGAGGACCAGCAGTTAATGCCACCCCATTCAAAGGAACACCCAGGGAAAGGTGTGAAACCCCCACACCTGGATCCTGACAATGACTCTGGCCGGGGAAGCTGCGACAGCCCTTCCCTTTTGTCTGAAAAGTGTGAAGAACCCCGGGCCAACCCCTCCACATTCCAAGCTCCTGAGGTCCTCAAGAAGCCAGAGAATCCTGAAACAAATATTACTCCCACCTGGGACCCCCAGAGCATCAGCGCACAAAGCAGAACGCCCTGCTTTCCTGCTGGCGGATCCAAATCTTCAACGTGGCCTTTACCGCACCCCAGCCAGCACGGCGCCAGATCCTCCTACCACAGCATTGCGGACGTGTGTAAACTGGCCGTGTGCCCTGCAGGGGCACCAGCCACTTTGCTGGACAAAACAGGAGAGGATGTTTTAAAACCCTCTAAAACCATGAAGACCAGACAGGAAGAGGAGGCAGCCACGCAGAGGGAGGGGAAAAGCTTCCGTTCCAAGACAGACCCAGACGCAGCCTGGCTGCTGCCGCAGGAAAAAACGCCCTTCATCTCCACAAAACCCGTGGATTATGTGGAGATTCACAAGATCAACAAAGATGGAGCCCTGTCCTTGCTaccaaaacagaaagagagccgCCAGCGTGCAGAGAAGCCCAGGGCTCCTGAAACCAGCAAGGAGTACGCGAAGGTGTCCAAAGTCATGGATAACAGCATCTTGCTGTTGGTGCAAGACCCAGGAGCTGAAAACGAGGCTTTGTTGGAAGAATCAGCCAAGAAGGCTCTGCCTTCGCTTGAACAGAATCAAGCCGAGAAAGACATGGTCTTCTTCACGGGGACACCAAGCAACTGCAGGCTCCAGCTGGGCGGCTTGGATTATCTGGACCCCGCATGTTGTATGCACTCCTTTCACTGACAGCTTCACTGATGGAAGGATTGgtgaaaatgtgatttttcttcagGTAACACTACAGAGTACACAAAAACACAGTTAGCTAGAGACTGGGCCAGGTGTAGTCAGATGGACGCTACTAAATTTCACGGCTACTTTCACGCTCCATTTTCAACCATTTGCCTCTTTCTCCACAGCTGATCATTCTGCTTCCTAAGTGTgatatgtaaatttattttttgcagttagtTATAAAATTATgtgttcagtgaaaaaaaaaagcacactgcTTAGTGTTCTTGAGAGATGGTGCCGGTAGGTACAACTTCTGGAAAAGGCTTTCAAGGTTGGTATGTGATGGTTGGAAATGAAATGGTTAAAATTGTTTTTACCACAGGGAGGTGAGAGGTCTGTGGGAAATGCCGTGAAAACTGCTTTTGAAAGCCAAATGCTGAAACTTCACACTCCTCTTCCCTTTGATGAGATTAGGATTATCCAAACATAACACATTCTAAAAACAGAATGCATTCTAGAACACCTGATAAATCGTTCACACCCCTTCCTATGTTTCACTGACATGTTGCCCATATGCAAGTAAAATCGTGCtccaattttttccttaaaattgttAAGATATGGTaaacatgattttctttctcccaattttattttattctaaaacctCCAGAGAATCAAGTTTTGGAAATTAACATTTTCTCACACAAGAGGCAAATGAATACCATGTGGTGAATCCTTTTAGGAtgttttcctgctttatttcagcaaaacagtaaaaaaaacaaatcccaaaAGACTAACTTTAAAGGCTAATCACAGCAGGATGCTAATGGAAATACTGCCTTACTGTACATACAAATTCTTCTTTACTATAAACCCACTAGTTTAACCTGTATTTTTGAAGactatttttctatcatttggtaaaataaaataatattttctatattccCAGTACAGCTGTTTACGTATTCAGTGGGTACACTATTTTCTGCTACAAGGTTTAGTGAGTATTTACACAGTAGTATATGCAGTCTCTGTTTATGGAGGAAAATGCCATACCAACCCAACGCCCACTGAGGAATATTAAGTAGATGGCAAAATTCAATTTCCAGCTCCATATAGTTTATCTGATTCTTTTTATCTCAACAATACCTACCACCACCTATAACCTAGAGTTTTAGGACTCTTAAtagaacagaaattatttctcCTGTGAGCTTCAGGCTACTCTGGGGTTTCTTCCCATCTCTGGGTAAATCTTCCTAAAGCTACCGTGAAGGAGGAAAGCAGTATCTTCTGACACGCTGTTTTAGAGAgaggtttggttttatttttctgagcaaTCTTGGGCGGGCAAAAACAAATTAAGCAAAACCAGGAGTTAGTATCTCTCTGAAGTAGATCCATTTGCAAAATCTTGGCAAATCTTGGCAGTGAGAGCACTCAGAAGTGTCCAAATAAAAGTTCTAGGAAAGCAGTTCTTTGTAGAGTGATGGGAACCACTCCAAAGGTCAGGGTAAGAAGGTAAGAATTTCCAAGTCAGTTCAAAAGCCAGACTCCCTGAGAGGGGTCCAATCTTGGATCTCCATTTTAAAGGGATCATTCATCTATGTGAGCAAactgtctccctctctttttcatttttactgctGGTAAATCTATTCTCCATCACCCATTCACTAGCTGGACACCGAGAACTTGAGCACGCTTCTGTGAGTTAAATCTTCCACTCCAATAAGCCTATGTTGATAGGGACTGGTCTGTTTGAAGGTAAAGACAGTGCCCGTGCTTTCTTTGCAAAAGCAATTGACACAAAGCTCTATTTCCCAATATATATGCAACATCTGTGAGTGAGGGAAGCATGTGGGAAAGGTGTCCACGCAAATTGAGTCCTCGGAGcgtctgaggacccctgcagcCGCATCACCTGAGTGCTGCTGGGGAATTCTGtttgcagaatctcaggccccacctcaCATCTACAGAACCATAATCTGCATTTCCCTAAGATTTCTAGGTGATTCACATGCACAgtgaagtttgagaagcactgccttCAATGACCATTTCCACTACGGGCTGTTTTAGTGAGCAGAAATAATCCTCTCTTGGAAAGTACACATCAAATCTGTTTGGCTTTTAATGAACAACACTGTATGTAagcagaaggcaaaaaaaaaaaaaaaatcatggtctAAGATTTGCAAATTGCTCAATCTTATATGACTGCACATAAGAGAATGACTTGCAAAAATACATCAAACTTCCAAGAGGCAGGCAGGATAGTCTACCTTGGGAGGCATTAACCAGAGGCAAAGACCTTCAAAGCCAATACAGACTAAACCTTGCCAAACATAGTTCATCCTTCTCTAAGATATATACCAATCATTTCTATAGCttgaaaacttaataaaaataatctggTTCATGGCCTAATCTCTAAAAAATGTCAATTAGCCACTCTGATCAAGACTTTAATTCTGTGGTCAATTGGCATTATTTGAATTAAGTTTTTTAATGGTCTAACATGTTTTCTATCAAGGAGTCAACTGttcaaatgaaaacataaagaCTGAGTTTGAGTCCTATTTTGCCTTAGACCAATTTccttctctgagctttagtttcccCTGAAGAAGATGTTGGACCAAATCATTGCTAAGGTCTTTGTAAACTCTAAGTCCTTGACTTCATTacttactaaatatttttctgCAAAGATAATTTGTCCCAATGCCTTGTACCTTAACGAAGCTGACAAATAATTGCTCTTCTTCGTGGAAATATGAAGTAATCTTCAGTGATCTCAGTAATCTTCATTACACTTCACTTTTTAAATCATCTGTTCCGATTGATCTTGTATTACACATGTATTACACGTGCATTTTATAAGTCATGTAAATATGAAATCATATTCTAAGATTATGTGTAGAAATATATGTGTAGAAAGAAGAGGCATGAGATAGAAAAGAGACATAATGGATAAAGCACTAAAACTTTAGAAATATGATTTTGTGCTGAATCAAGCCATACTCATTTCTTGCCAAGTCCAATAGCCTCAACTCTCTTGTGTCTGGCtagtaatttcttttcctgtCATCTTAAATTATGAACAATCATTGCACAGTGGCTTAATAAGGCTTATGCTCTGAGTTataaaaagttgtatttttataaacaaataccTGAATATTCAAAGCACATGGAAACTGGATCTAGTCAATGGCTGATTTATGGAAACTTATGACCCAAGTAGCAAAATGTTCTCTGATCAGTTTCAACAAATGTACATATGACCCCCTAATATGAGCACAAGTTAACACAACTGTGTGAGATA
This Nycticebus coucang isolate mNycCou1 chromosome 1, mNycCou1.pri, whole genome shotgun sequence DNA region includes the following protein-coding sequences:
- the PRLR gene encoding prolactin receptor — its product is MKENVASTVAFVLLLFLNISLLNGQSAPGKPKISKCRSPEKETFTCWWEPGTDGGLPTNYTLTYHKEGETFIHECPDYKTSGPNSCYFNKKHTSIWKLYIITVNATNQMGSSSSDPLYVDVTYIVEPDPPVNLTLELKQPEDRIPYLWMKWFPPTLVDVRSGWLTLQYEIRLKPKKAPEWEVHFAGQQTQFKIFSLHPGQKYLVQVRCKPDHGFWSEWSPESSIQIPSDFTMKDTTVWIVVAVLSTIICLIMVWAVALKGYSMVTCIFPPVPGPKIKGFDTHLLETGKSEELLSTLGCQDFPPTSDCEDLLVEFLEVNDSEDQQLMPPHSKEHPGKGVKPPHLDPDNDSGRGSCDSPSLLSEKCEEPRANPSTFQAPEVLKKPENPETNITPTWDPQSISAQSRTPCFPAGGSKSSTWPLPHPSQHGARSSYHSIADVCKLAVCPAGAPATLLDKTGEDVLKPSKTMKTRQEEEAATQREGKSFRSKTDPDAAWLLPQEKTPFISTKPVDYVEIHKINKDGALSLLPKQKESRQRAEKPRAPETSKEYAKVSKVMDNSILLLVQDPGAENEALLEESAKKALPSLEQNQAEKDMVFFTGTPSNCRLQLGGLDYLDPACCMHSFH